In Mangifera indica cultivar Alphonso chromosome 14, CATAS_Mindica_2.1, whole genome shotgun sequence, the DNA window GGCGATCACCTTGTTACAAATTGCTATCTATGAAGTAAGAATTTCATTGTTCATTTATGGTCATATGAGGAGGTGTTTATCATATGCTTAAGATGCTAGGGTAGTCTATGCTTTGAATTCTATGCAGCGTGGAGCTCAAAAGGTCTCTAAGATATCTCTCACGATTGTATCTGCTGTGTGGTTAGCCGCTGCAGTTTGCTTCTTCGTTGCTCTGCCTAGCCATAAATGGCTTTGGCTTATAAGCGTCTTTAAGTAAGTTCTTACTAACATGGTGCTTGAGATTTCACAATGTCATTAGGATTATGATTAAGCGTAAGAAAGATGTTTCTGTGGGGTTGGTAGGGTTATGTAGACTTCTTAGCTAACGCTTTCAGATGCTTCAAGACATTAAAATGCCCAGTTCCCTGTTTTTGCAAGATGTCGACTCCTTATACCATGCCACCTTTATGGAGCAATTCAGTCACTTGCACTCATGCAAACTGTTTCATTTACCTTTTACAACAGCAACTTTACTGTGACATAGAGAGTTATGCGTATCTATTCATCtgtgtacctaaagtgggtatacataTCTTTATTGAATTCTGATGAGCTTTAATATGCTTTTTGCAGCAATGTTTCCTTAAATAAAGACATTCTCTTAAATGAATTCGACCATATTTTTgccttctaattttttttttttttttgggtcttgCCTTCTACTTTTCTTTCTATGGATAGAGTAGCAGTTAGGAGAGGGGTTGTTTTGAACATTTGGTGTAGTTAACTTCATAAACTGCCACAATGCCCTCTGCCCCATCTTAGATATACTCTTTGCATCCATGTTTTCTTCTGTGTCCCTTGCCGTGCCTTTTTTCAAATGAAAGTATATTCTACAGCAACTTTGATGTCTTCTTTCTGTACTTCTATAATACATAGATGGAACGGTTAGAGGTTAAACATGTTAAATTCTttgcaaatttaatttattttagctCAGTTGAAGTTCTTGTGGTACTCATTATATTGTTCAATGTGATATTTTGTGTCCTTAATTTTGTTTCAGTGCGATTCAAGTTGTTATGACTCTCATAAAGTATATTCCCCAGGTCAAAGTCCCTTTCACTCTGAACTTTTTATATTAGAGAATTGCTtctacttttcttttcttttgggtTAATGATTATTCTAATTGATGCATCATATTCATGTACCTGTGAAGTCCATATGGGCTAGGTCTGTTATTTCAGTTGTTTGATTATCTACATTAAAATAAGTTTCTCCTAAcctatgaaaatttgaaacagtCGATTATAGATTTTATGTGTTTTAGCTCAAAAGTTTGTTGTTAGCTTGGAGACATCAGAAATATGATCAACTGTAAAACTGAAGATGGCAACTTGAATGCATACATGAGAACTCATTCATTATCATGCATCCCCTATGCTGCATTAATCCATTTATAAGAGTCTTCAACTTGGATTCTTTTTCTCCCTACAAAACAATGCACCATCCATTGAGAATAAATATATGTTGTCGAATTTATTTGGCCATCTGGTTAAACTGCGTTATGCCGCAAAGGAAAGGTTTCAGTTCCATTTAGATCTTAAATTTACATAGAAATTCATGATATGACTagatttctttatcatattgtGTCAGCAACTGTATATTAACTACCTGAATTAATCCTTGTAATATCATTGTTGTGACTGAACTTTAGGCGGTGATGAACTTTAGGCGAAAGAGTACAGATGGATTCAGCATTGGGAATATTTTGCTTGATTTTCTGGGAGGGTGCACAAATTATACTCAGATGCTTGTGCAATCTATTGATCAGCGTATGCAGTCCCTTCaaagttgaattatttttatcttgcTTCATGCTTTTGGTAAATGCTAATTTCAATCATGCCTTTTTCTTCTGCAGATTCTTGGGTTAACTTCTATGGCAATATAGGGAAGACACTGCTATCTTTGGTATGAaatattcactttttttttaaattgggcTTTGTATTCTaaaagatattttcaaaatgTGCATAAAGTGTAGAAAGAAGACATCAAACATTGACATAAAGAGTTAGCAAAATTAGTggagtattaaaaatttgaagaaaaaggtCTGACTTCAAACCTCTGTCACGTTTGTGAAACCACTTTAACTTATCCGGTGCAGTGATTGTAAGTTCAATCACTGTACTCTGGGTTACCCATCTAACTCTCtaatcattattttatgatgcattgattttgttataatatattttgcaGGTGTCCATTTTCTTTGACCTTTTATTCATGTGTCAACACTATTTGTTATATCCGGCTAAGAAAACAGTAATAGCTAGCCCTCAAGAAGtagtttgagtaataaaaataagaggTGTTAAAGCAAGAGAGCATGAGTTCCAAACTCATTGGcaacatatcaaatatatcaagatcaaactcttttttatctttgtgCAATAGTTTTAGGTTCGGTTATTGGACTTgagattttgtttgtttaatatGATCGATTCAACCTCAAAAGAATAGTCTGATTCAAGTAAGAGCAATAATAGCTTATGTATTCAAGAAAGAGGTTTCAGAGTCACTTCATAAGTATGATAATCGAATTATGTATCGAAGATTTAATATTATGTATCTTGTATAgcgtattatatcatattatatgatataacttttaaaaataataataataaaaactttaattattatatcattattttaaaaaatatcataaataatattcaaatttagtaATGTTGTCATTTTAATAGTTATTTTGCTTCAATCTACCCTATAAATAACCAAAATTGTATATTTAGTttcgatttgaaaattgaaataggctttttttatcttcatccATGGATCCCTTACTTATTCAATTGGCAGTGTGGAtccaattcaaaaaaaaaaaatcatgttttgcaatctcataattcaaatttcaattttgagttATGACCCTCGGATAATTTGCTAGTTGCTACGATGATAGttgaaagagttttttttttcttagatgaatattatcaaaaatctatTACGAAACCAAACGGAAGATGAGTTATGGAATgattgtttaataatttaatttgacataatatatttgtaagtactaataataaaactatcatgTATCGATTTTAAAATACGAAGAATTGAAgataattattgtaatatatttccttataatttatgcattttttttagtaattagTCTTATTTGTGAGGTAAAATTTATTAGGCCTCCTTTATTTAGTTGTcgggttttaaaaaaaaaaaccaatgttatatatatttttaatatataaatatgtatatatataaatatattataatatgattaactattattttattattaatttaaaattatttaattttatatatatatatatatatatatatatatatatatatatatatatatatatatatatatatatatatatatatagttatagttttatttaaagaaaaggCAATGCATCATTGGTTCTGGGgatcataatatttattagaatccaatttaattttcttattttaactttttaaaaatgaaatgatataaGAAAAATCCAAAACTCCCTGCCAAGTAGCAACATGTGATGGAGTCCAGTTAACCAATCGTAGATAGCCACGTCAAAATAGAACGGAACGCAACCGACGTGAGAATCTGACACGTGGCTTTTCTCTTCATCTCCGTTTTTGTAACTCACCAACTAAAAAGTAGATGCCCTAAAGCTCTACAGTTCGTCCAGTTCCTCTATTCACGGTGTTATAATCAGTCCCACCATTTTACCCAACCGAAATCAGAAGATCCCGTCCGTTGATTTCTGCTTGATCATAACAAGGTTTGCACTTTCTTCACACCTTAAAGTTTTTCATTCTCCTTCTGTCCTTATAGTGTTGAGAATTTATCTGTAAATTGCTTAATTTCTTTGTAATTGCATATGCTGAAGTGGGTTTGTTCACTCCAAGAATTATTTAGGAGTTCAAGATTAAGTGttcaattttgaatatggaGTTAAGAAACACGAGATATGAAGTAATCAGCTTGTGGGGTTTGGCATTTTGGTGTTGTATCTGCTGTATAATTTGAAAGGAAATagtaagtttttataattttgcatTAAAAGAAAAGTGATAGTTTGATGTTTCTTATGTTTAATAGATTTTTAAGCATTTTCAAGCTCATACTTGAGCATTTTACTCATGTTTAGGCTTTATTTAGTTATGGattatcttttgtttgctttacCTAAATGTTGCTATTGAGTTAATCATTGTGAATACTGACTACTTTTCAACTTATACTCATGGCTTCCGTTTACTTATTGGAATGAAGGCTGATGGATTGTAGAGAGGCTGATGTGTCAAGCCATCAACGTAAAGAGAATGTTAAAATTGAACTTCAGAAGCTTCACATCGATGTGGGGCAGGAGAGGGAAAGCCAAATGGATTCCTCTGTAGAAAGTAGCTGTGAAAGTACTGATAGTGAGTGTGATTGTCAGGACCCAAGTGTTTCTTCCattgatattgataaaaatcTGGGGGATATTAATAATGATTGTCAGACTCCACGAGCTTCCTCCTCCAACAAGTGTGAGATGGATGTTGGTGGTGAGCAGATATCTCAAAGTTCAAATGCATCTGGGGCTGGGATACTTGTAAAAGATGAGGAAGTTACATATGTGATACCAAAAGTTGGCATGGAGTTTGAATCAGAAGATCATGCATACAAATGTTACAGCAGATATGCTGTGTTGGAGGGATTCAGCATCAGGAAAGATTTTGTGAATAAAAGTAGGGTAAATGGTGCAGTTGTTTCCAGGAGATACACTTGTTATAGGCAAGGTTATCGGCCAGCAAAGCATAATGTGAATGTCAGGAAGTCCGGGCAGGAAACAAGAACAGGTTGCTTGGCACATATGACTATTGCACGTCAACCTAATGGAAGGTTCCGTGTTACCcattttgaaataaaacatAATCATGAGTTTGTGACACAAAGTACCACCTATATGTTACCATCACAGAAGAGATTAACCTTTGCTCAAGCAGTTGAAGCTGACTTAGTTAATAGTTCTAGGATGGATGGAAAACCAAAACTCGGAATGGGGTTTGAGTCAGAAGACCATGCATATGAGTTTTATAATGCATATGCTGGACGGATAGGTTTTAGTGTTCGAAAAGATTATGTAAATAGGAGCAAAATAGATGGTGCTGTGGCATCTAGGAGGTTCACCTGTTTTAGGGAAGGTTATCGGCAAAAAGACAAGCGGGATTTGAATGTGAAGAGATCTCGAAAGGAAACCAGAGTTGGTTGCTTGGCACAGTTGGTGATTTCTCGTCAATCTGATGGTAAATACCGGGTCACGCATTTTGAAGAAAAGCACAATCATGAGCTTGTCACTGCATGTCGAGTGCGCATGTTAAGATCACAAAAGAGGTTAGTTGTGTCCAAAGTTGCTGAAGGGAATGCACAAGATGTCTTTACAATACCACACAACACACTTGGAGATGAACATGGATATAATCCCATAGATTACAAAAACAAACTTTCTTTTAAACATACAAGAGAAATGAAAGAGGGTGAAGTAGAAAGGATACAACAATATTTGCAAAGTAAGCAATTGAAAAATCCATCTTTCATCTATGTTATGCAACTTGATGCTGAAGATCaaataactaatatattttgggCCGATTCAAAGATGGTAGTGGATTATAGTGACTTTGGTGATGTGGTTTGCTTTGATACAACCTGCAAATTAGTCAAAGATGGTCGACCATTTTCACCTTTCATTGGGGTGAACCATCATAAGCAAATGGTGATCTTTGGTGCTGCACTAATGTATGATGAAACTGTCGAGTCTTTCAAGTGGTTGTTTCAAACTTTCATAGGGGTGATGTCTGGGAAAAGGCCAAAAACTATCCTCACTGATCAAGATGCGGTACTGGCTGAAGCGATTGATTTCGCACTGCCCGGAACACTTCATCGAATATGTGTTTGGCACATGTATCAAAAAGCTCTTAAACAACTACACCACATGTTTGTGGGCTCAGATTCCTTTGAAAATGATTTATGTAGTTGCTTCTTTGATCATGAGGAGGAAGAGGACTTCATCCATGCATGGAAAGTTATGCTGGATGTTTATGGTCTCTGGGAAAATGAATGGTTGAATGAGATATTTAAAGATAGAGAGAAGTGGGCCACAGCGTACAGAAGGCATATATTTTGCGCTGATATAAGATGTGCACAACTATGTGAATGTTTTTCAGCTAACTTGAGGAAGTATCTGAAGTCTGACTCGGATGTGCTATTATTTTTCAAGCAACTTGGGAAAATGGTGAATGATTGGCACTACAAAGAATTAGAAACTAACTATGATATGAACCAACACATGCCAAAACTAATGGGGGATGTGATTCTCCTGAAGCATGCAAGGGATGTTTACACACCAAAGATATTTGAACTGTTTCAACAAGAATATGAAACGTGTCTGAATACTGTCATTAATCAATGCACTGGGACTGGTTCATTGTTTGAGTATAAAGTGAGCCTATACAGGCAACAACAAGAGTATACGGTGACGTATAACTTGTCTGATGAGACAGTCCTGTGCAGCTGTATGAAATTTGAGTATATGGGAGTTTTATGCAGTCATGCATTAAAAGTGCTTGACTacagaaatatcaaaatactacCTGACCGTTATATCTTAAAGAGGTGGACAAGATATGCGAGGGTTTGAAATTCTATACATAGTGGGTGTATTACATGACATCGCCTGGAAGTTGGCTTATGGGAGCTGACAGTAGGTCTCTGATCTCAAAAAATGGGATGGTAGCCATGGATTCTGCATGTGAGGAAGCATTTTTCAATTTGCTCCTAAGCAAATTCATGTGAAGAGAGAGCAAAGGTGAGTATTTTTGTAGATGTATTGTACATTACCTGTTTGATTACCATCTTGCACTTGTATTTTATGGCATAAAAGAATGTGAGACCGATTATTACATTCCCTTTATTTTCttgcttctttttgttttgttttgctcTCTACTCTTTGCTCTTACTCACACGCACAAATTCCCATCAACATGTTGTTGGATTTGCCAAAGAGGTTGATTTTTAGTGGTAGCTTATACTGCATAAAGACGTATAAGTCTCCTTTATTTACCACCATCAGTATATTGAAGTAAATGGGCtgttcaaatttaaacaaaaattgtgGCTTTCAGcatttttgagttaaaatggtTAGCTCAACAATTTTGCATGGACCATATGTCAAGATGATTCCAGTATTGAAAATACTATGTTTATAGTATTTAATGGTACAAAGTAATTTTTACAATAGCTGATGCTAGTAAAGACTAATTACAGGAAAAACTCTGTATACAGAACACGATTGTAATGATTAATAGTCCTAGGTCTCATGCATCATGAAAACTCAACCTATTCATTCAACAAGCTAAACATTGCTTGATTACTAAGAACATTATACTTGAATGGTTTTGCTTAGTCTTGCTGAATATTTGGAGATGTATTCTCATGAGTAAGCCTAGTAGATCTTGAATTGTGACTTCTCTTTGTCAGCAATAGATTAGAATCAATGTTCTTGGTTGAAGGCTTCTGAGAAGGTTGGCAGAGTTTGCACTGGACTGTTCTGGGTGTGGAAGTTTTTCCTACTTTTGGTTATGGAGGCTGTGTCGTTGGAACCTGTAAGAGAGGAGAATCAGAAGAAgaaatattacattattttacCTGCTGGCTGCATGGCAAAACTAGGGAAGACATATTTTACAGATAAGTTTAGACAGAATGTACCTTTTTCATCTCATCCTTAGATGCTGCTCTTTCTTTATAGAAATTTGGCAGTGGCCTGGCCTTGAAGCAAAGGCTTTGTCGCAGTTTTCTTAGTTCTGTTTCTGCTTTCCCCTGCTCAAACAAAAGGATCAATGGCTGTCATGTACTGATATGAACTATGAACTCAATTCAATATTGAAATATGAAGGAAGTGATTCACATTTACAATATGCTTGGCAGAAAGTTACAACCTGAAGTGTTGCTCGGTGTTGGATTTTTTGTGCTTGATTGGCATTAAATGTCTCTTCAAGCttctggaaaaagaaaattacaaagttAACAAAAGATTAACCACACCATATTACAGCACAGTGAAATAGAGTGGAAATCATTAATTGTGCAAAGCCTTGCCTCCTGTCCCTTTGCAGCTCTCTCTTCAATCCTGGAACGAAAAGATGTAGATGCATTTGGAGATTGCAATTTGTTTCTGCAGGCACTAGAAAACTTTGAACTAACGGCATAAAAAGACAATAATCAAGACTTTAAGTCCTTCAAAATTAAGTGGCAAATGCCATTTTATCAGCTCATGGGACCATAGTTTATGAATATTACTGATGAAATGTTAGGAAAGGTTATGGTCGCACAGTCAACAACATTTTGGCTCTTATGGTGGGCAAAGAAGTTCAGAACATTCTATTCAAGGCTTTTTTGGTTTCCTTAGTATCGAGGAGAAGATGAAACCACCAATTTCCATGTGTCACATAAAGAtgaaaagtaattttgttttactaAATTATGAATACCACCATGAACATCACAAACTACTTCGAAACATTCCCTTCTATCAGATTTTATACATACTGAATCAACAATATCAGAATATCAATATTATCATAAGGTTCTCTCTCTCTAAAATCTGAATAAACCAAGATACCTTCTATTTTCTGACCAAGGAGTGGCTAAGGGATGCTTTGCTGCTCTACACACAGATGCCTGACaaccaaaaatgaaattattttagcAAGTATGAGAAACGTTGCAAAGATTCGagatcatttaataaaataaatattgcaTCCGCAGaacaatgaaaagaaaagtGAGCACCTTGTGAGTTGATATTGGAGTTAATCTTTTCTTCTCAGCTAAGTCCATTGCAGATTTCTTGTTCATTGGAGTGGAGTTGTTTTCCTTCTTGGAATGAGATAGAATTGTTGGTCTGGTTGGTGATGACGGCAGCTTAGTTGCTTTACCAGAACTTGATGACTTTGAGGATGATAGTGTTGGTTTCTTCTTgctaattgaaaaattttcatcttttttaaagTCCAAATTCTGCTACAAGAAAACCCCAAAAGAAAAATGGTGACCGCAAAGACATTGGAACCTGAAAATGAAACAAGATAACTGTCAACATTGTTACCTTCGACTGAGGTTTCCCCATTTGAGTTGTTCTATCATCCTCCCCAAGATTACTTAATGCCTCAAACTTGTTATTGTAATTACAAATCTGCTTTGTTGATTCCACATTCACATTTTTCTCCACAAGAACCTTGTTTTGATTTAGAAAATCTGCTGCTTCCACCTTGTTGCCTTCATTATACTCACTGGCCATGACACTATTGACTCTATCTTCGGATTCTGATTCAGGAATATTTTTTGAAGCATTATTTTGTGCTTGCTCAAGCAAAGCTGCAGCTGCTGCTTTTCTTTCCGCAATTTGTTTATAATGAGCTTCAAAGAAAGCTTTCTTCTCTGCAACTGATCCCGGGCGGGAGTGTCTCTCAGCCTCTTCAACATATTTCCTATGAGGAAACGTTGACCATTTCTCCCAAGACAAAGACTCTGAAATGAACCTGCCAAACGAAACTGTCTGCCCAAGTGCATTAATGGGGTTCCCCTGGAGCACGAAAGATTTCACAACCAAAAACTTCAGAAGCCAAAAAAAACAACGGGTGAAAATGAACCGACCCATATAGCATTACAATGAATAATTTCAACccaaaagtaaaaaacaaacCTCTTTGGCTTCATTAGGAATGTCGGAAATGTAGGAAAATGGTTGCATGAGACAGATTGATTCTCCCATATCTCTGCAATGGAAGTTTTTCCAAACGACAAAAGATCCAATCTTTGAGGTCTCTAGTTACTgcaaaacatatttttatccATTCCCACTTCccaaacggaattaaaattcgaaatTTAATTGGAAAGTGTATGGTCCCTGTTGGAGAAAAGCAAGCCATAGCCAGCTCAGATGTGAAAAGTTTGGTGCtgtctttttctctttcattattTCCAGGTGGGTCCCCTAATTTTTTTCTGGAACACTTTTTTAGCTCATTGGGGACCTAcatgtttcaaattttttattgaaatttgaaatttgaaggcCCCAAAGCCTGCTTGCTCAAGGTAGAATGAGAAAGGTGAAGTAAAGCAAAAGTTGTTCAAGGATGTGATTAGTTTGGATTTGAAAGAGACGGTGATTGACCATGAAGGAAAGACGCAGGTGAGGTGAGATTTTAGGAAGCTGAACAGCTAGTTGTTACAATTGCAACACCACTAACAAAAGACACTGATGTCTTATAGAGTGTGgacaaaaacaataatcaacGGCTTTGAGTTGTTTGTTCTCTAAAATGTAGCCTGTTAACATATAGCTATAATTTCTCGAGTGGAACAAACTCCGTTGTAGTCTAGGTGGTTAGGATACTCGGCTCTCACCCGAGAGACCCGGGTTCAAGTCCCGGCAACGGAATCCCTTTTGgtaattttttccccttttagTTTTGTTGAATGACAGCGAAAAAGCAACCAAAAAACACAAAAGGAAAAATTGGAGGCATGGACTCTTGAACAGAAGTCAAAATTcagctaaaaaataataatgaagcaCAACCCTTCATGGGTCCGTAGGCCAGTTTAAATAAACAAGAGCCATTAAAATGTAAACTTACAAGTCTGGTTCTGGCTGTGGTGCGGATAAAATCGAAAGATAGTTAAAATAAAAGGCTATTTTATACTTCAAATACTTGTTAATAACCACTGCCACCCTGCCTAAGGCATTGCCTGGTTctggtttctttttttaattgtttcatcttCTATTATGCTGCTTGTAGAATAACATGTAAGGACCGTTCATAGTTACAGTACAAAAGGAACAAAATTTTTGCAATGCTATTATTATTTCTTCAACTACAATGCTATACTGGGTTAATTCATTGGCCTGCCTTTCAGTTTAGTAACTCAACTAAATTTGGATGTAGAACATATGTTATACCTTCACAAAACTGGTTTTGACCAAGTGTGCAAAAATTGAAGTGTTCTGGCAGCAGAAGCTTGGAAGTCGACCTTTTGCTGGAACAACTATTGCACTAGTAGGCAATGAACTCAAATCATCTGCTATACCATCATGGAAATATCGGCTTACCTTAACAGCAAGTAGAAAGCTTTCCAAAGCTATTTCATTAAAAGATGACTATTTGACTCTTTTTTGTGTGCCAGAATGTTCAACACTCTATAAAATATGGTGTTTTTCTGGTAG includes these proteins:
- the LOC123195515 gene encoding protein FAR1-RELATED SEQUENCE 7-like → MDCREADVSSHQRKENVKIELQKLHIDVGQERESQMDSSVESSCESTDSECDCQDPSVSSIDIDKNLGDINNDCQTPRASSSNKCEMDVGGEQISQSSNASGAGILVKDEEVTYVIPKVGMEFESEDHAYKCYSRYAVLEGFSIRKDFVNKSRVNGAVVSRRYTCYRQGYRPAKHNVNVRKSGQETRTGCLAHMTIARQPNGRFRVTHFEIKHNHEFVTQSTTYMLPSQKRLTFAQAVEADLVNSSRMDGKPKLGMGFESEDHAYEFYNAYAGRIGFSVRKDYVNRSKIDGAVASRRFTCFREGYRQKDKRDLNVKRSRKETRVGCLAQLVISRQSDGKYRVTHFEEKHNHELVTACRVRMLRSQKRLVVSKVAEGNAQDVFTIPHNTLGDEHGYNPIDYKNKLSFKHTREMKEGEVERIQQYLQSKQLKNPSFIYVMQLDAEDQITNIFWADSKMVVDYSDFGDVVCFDTTCKLVKDGRPFSPFIGVNHHKQMVIFGAALMYDETVESFKWLFQTFIGVMSGKRPKTILTDQDAVLAEAIDFALPGTLHRICVWHMYQKALKQLHHMFVGSDSFENDLCSCFFDHEEEEDFIHAWKVMLDVYGLWENEWLNEIFKDREKWATAYRRHIFCADIRCAQLCECFSANLRKYLKSDSDVLLFFKQLGKMVNDWHYKELETNYDMNQHMPKLMGDVILLKHARDVYTPKIFELFQQEYETCLNTVINQCTGTGSLFEYKVSLYRQQQEYTVTYNLSDETVLCSCMKFEYMGVLCSHALKVLDYRNIKILPDRYILKRWTRYARV
- the LOC123195517 gene encoding protein WVD2-like 7; the protein is MGESICLMQPFSYISDIPNEAKEGNPINALGQTVSFGRFISESLSWEKWSTFPHRKYVEEAERHSRPGSVAEKKAFFEAHYKQIAERKAAAAALLEQAQNNASKNIPESESEDRVNSVMASEYNEGNKVEAADFLNQNKVLVEKNVNVESTKQICNYNNKFEALSNLGEDDRTTQMGKPQSKNLDFKKDENFSISKKKPTLSSSKSSSSGKATKLPSSPTRPTILSHSKKENNSTPMNKKSAMDLAEKKRLTPISTHKASVCRAAKHPLATPWSENRRNKLQSPNASTSFRSRIEERAAKGQEKLEETFNANQAQKIQHRATLQGKAETELRKLRQSLCFKARPLPNFYKERAASKDEMKKVPTTQPP
- the LOC123196021 gene encoding cystinosin homolog isoform X1, coding for MASWNSIPLKTTYEILGWISFISWSISFYPQVIFNFRRKSVVGLNFDFVVLNLTKHSSYLIYNVCLYFSSAVQKQYFKKYGHDQMIPVAANDVAFSLHAVLLTAITLLQIAIYERGAQKVSKISLTIVSAVWLAAAVCFFVALPSHKWLWLISVFNAIQVVMTLIKYIPQAVMNFRRKSTDGFSIGNILLDFLGGCTNYTQMLVQSIDQHSWVNFYGNIGKTLLSLVSIFFDLLFMCQHYLLYPAKKTVIASPQEVV
- the LOC123196021 gene encoding cystinosin homolog isoform X3 yields the protein MASWNSIPLKTTYEILGWISFISWSISFYPQVIFNFRRKSVVGLNFDFVVLNLTKHSSYLIYNVCLYFSSAVQKQYFKKYGHDQMIPVAANDVAFSLHAVLLTAITLLQIAIYERGAQKVSKISLTIVSAVWLAAAVCFFVALPSHKWLWLISVFNAIQVVMTLIKYIPQAVMNFRRKSTDGFSIGNILLDFLGGCTNYTQMLVQSIDQHSWVNFYGNIGKTLLSLKEDIKH
- the LOC123196021 gene encoding cystinosin homolog isoform X2; this translates as MASWNSIPLKTTYEILGWISFISWSISFYPQVIFNFRRKSVVGLNFDFVVLNLTKHSSYLIYNVCLYFSSAVQKQYFKKYGHDQMIPVAANDVAFSLQIAIYERGAQKVSKISLTIVSAVWLAAAVCFFVALPSHKWLWLISVFNAIQVVMTLIKYIPQAVMNFRRKSTDGFSIGNILLDFLGGCTNYTQMLVQSIDQHSWVNFYGNIGKTLLSLVSIFFDLLFMCQHYLLYPAKKTVIASPQEVV